CCGGGCCCCTCTTCGACTGGGCCTTCTTCCTGCTTCCTCCACTACTGGCGCTCGGGCTGGGCATCGTCATCTCGGGCACGCCCTTCAGTGACACCCCCGTCCAGCGCCTCGGTCAGGAGAAGACGTGGGCCGGGTTGATGGTGGGCAGCCTCATCCATGCCCACCTGGTGGCGGTGTTCTTCCGTAGCCACGGCAACCCCGCCATCTTCCGGCTCTACCCGCTTCGCTTCATCCTGGTGCCCGTGCTCGCGTGGGCCGCTATTCGTGGCTCGGCAGTGGTGGCCGCCGGCGCCACGGTGCTCGCGACGTTCTGGGACGTGTGGCACTCGGGACTGCAGACGTTCGGCCTGGCCCGCATCTACGACCGCAACCAAGGCAACCCACCCGAGGTGGGGCGCCAACTCGACTTCTGGCTGAACCACCTGCTGTACGCGGGCCCCATCCTCGCGGGCGCCACCATGCTGGACCACTTCAACAGTTTCGAGTCCTTCGACGGGGTGGGAATGCCGTGGCTCGCCTCCGTGCCCGCGCGCATGACGGCCACCCACCGCGCCTGGACACTTGGCGTCGTGGCGGTGGGCGGCATGTTCCTCCTCTTCTACATAGGGGCCACGGTGCGCCTGTTGCGCCAAGGCCACCGCCCCTCCTTCCACAAGGCGTTCCTGCTGGTCACCACGGGGGCCTGCTCCATCTACACCTGGGGCTTCAACTCGTGGGGTGAAGCCTTCTTCATCATGAACCTGCTCCATGCCATCCAGTACCTGGCACTGGTATGGGCCATGGAGGGCGAGCGCCTCCGTGAGCGGCTGCGGCTGAAGTGGCGCTGGCTCGCGCTCGCGCTGTTCCTCGGCACCGTGCTCACCTATGGCGTGTGGGCCGAACTTCTCGACGCCAGCGCGGAGAGTCTCTGGGCTCTCACCCTCGTCGTCTCCCTGATGCACTTCTGGTACGACGGCTTCATCTGGTCCGTGGCGCGCAGGCAGGTGTGAGCACCGCCCCACGGAATGTGCCACTCCGTCGCAAAACTGCCACCAGGCGGAGTTTCCCACCCCACGACAATGCCCAAGCCGGCGGCGCGATGGTTCAACGAATGCCGTGGCCGTTTACCCAGAATTAGAGTCCCTCAGAGGAGATGCCATTCATGATCTGACAGTGGGCAGCCGTAGCGGTGGCGGGTCTGGCGATGATGGGGGGTGGAGGCGACACACCCAGGTCACCGGGGCACTTCGGCGAGGTGACGAGCGCGGTGGTGCTGGTCAACCCCGTCATCAACGAGGGCTCTACTTCCTCGGTGGCCCCCTCGCTATGGGGAGTGGTGTGGGTGGGCCTTATCGCTCTCGCGGGCTTGGACGAAGAGACGGGGGGATGCTGCTCTATCTCACCCTCGCCCATCGCAGGGTGATGGAGGGCTGCATTTCAAGGGGGAAGCTGTCGGAAGCCATTATCGATGGGAGCATCCAAGCGCATCCGCCCCAAACTGATGACCGTGGCGGCGAACAGGACTGGCCGCTTGCCAGCGCTCATGGGCCACAGGCGCACGGGCTCCGACGTGATGAAGCGTATCGCGGCGCTGATGGTGGGCGGGCCTGCAACGTCTTTCCTACTTGGAGAGAAAGCGAACAGCCATGCCCCGACAGCCTCCGCTTCATGGCGGGAGGGGCTGCAGGCCATTTCCCGACCCCGGCATAAGCTTTCTTATCTTACAGGCGAACAATGCCAATTTCCGGGAGGAATTAGCATGAGGAAGCTTGGATATGGACTACTCGTCACCACGGGGCTGCTTATCGGCACACTTGCTGAAGCCCAAGGGGCTTCCCAACCACCGTCCGCGGGACGCCAGGCGGATGACTCGACACGGCAACAGCCAGGCTGCGCCTGTGGGATGACGGGCAGCGGTATGATGGCCCATGGAATGGGCGGCGCGGGAATGAACTGCCCCATGCGAGGAATGGCGGACGTGCAGGTGGAGCAGACGCAAGAAGGGGCCACTCTGCACCTCACCGCAAAGAACCCCAGTCAAGTCGAGGACGTCCAGCGCATGGCAGAAGGGATGCAGCGCTGCATGAGTGGAAGCGGCGCCCCGCAGCAGGGCCAACCGGCATCGCCCCGTCATCAACAACGCTGAGTACGGCGCGTCGTTCCCCGGTGTGCCTACCCAAAATTCGGTCGCCGCGTCATGGGCGCGTCAAAGTCCCGCTCAGCAGTGCGTCAATGCGCGAGAGCGAGGCGCGCGAGGGGCCATTGAGATCCTGTACTGGCGAGGCGGAGTCGGAATCACCAAGGGTGCAGGCTATTCTGGAGCACCTGGGCTCGCCCATGACATGTGCAAGGTTGTTCCCGCCGCGCCCCCCCCGGCCGCGTGGTGTTCCCGCGTGAGGTCTTCCCTTGTCGAGGGCCCGTCATCTGGGCTTCAGTGGGTGCATGGCCTTCGTGCTCTGGCTTCCCGTGCTTGTCGCCGTGCTCACGGCCCCCCCGGCTGTTCCCCAGGTCGCGCCTGCGCATCCGTCCTTCCCGGTCTGGTTCGACGCCCGCGTGAACGAGGAGCAGCCGAAGGTCTTCACGCGGTTCCAGGTGGACCTCGACGGTGATGGTCGGGACGACGAGGTGGTCTGCTACGGGTTCATGCGAAAGGACATCCCGCAGGTCATGGAGGCAGGCTTGCTCATCCTGGTGGGCCTGGCCAGTGGCGAGCGCTTTGCCTTCAACGAGGGGGCAGGCCCCGACGGACTCTCCGCCTGTCCCATGCCGCCCGACAAGGCGGAGGGCTCCGGCAAGGCGGTGCTCATCGTGGAGCGACAGGGCGGGGGGACCTCCTCGCGGGTGAAGCTTCGCTTCGACCGGAAGGGCCCCCTCCTCGTGGGCAGCGTGGTGAATACCCGGTTCAGCTCGAACAGCATGGACCTGTTGACCCAGCGTACCCATTCGTCCAACTACACAGCGCCGATGTCGGACGACGAGAATGATGAGGGAGATGAGTCCGAGTCGGACGGCATGGCGCATGGCGTCTCTGATTTAGAAGCCACGGTTCTTCCTTCTCCTGGACAGGTCTCCTGGGGCCAGAAGCACTGGAAGGGGCCCGAGGACGCGGACCTGAAAGTGAGCCTGCGCCGACGCGGTGACCTGCTGGTGGTGAGCGTCCGGTTGCGAGATGACAAGATGGTGACCGCGACGGATGGCAGCCCCAAGGCCATTCTCGCCGCGGACCACCTCGAGCTGTCGTGGACGGAGTGGGCCGCCACCAAGTCCGGGACGAACCAGTATGTGCAGCTGGGGGTCGCGCGCAATGCGCGAGGGACTCCCGTGGCCACCTGGTTCCGTCCTCCGTGGAAGAAGGACACGCCGCTGCCCACCATCCGGTGGACCTCCCCCGATGCCGTGGAGGTGGACCTTCGCCTGCGCTGGCTCATGCCGACGCCCGCGAAGCTCGGCTACTACGACCCGACAAGCGTCACTCCCCAGCTCAAGGTTTCCTTCTCCGATGGAGACGGGAAGGGGCAGGAGACACTGGTGGACGTCAACGCGGGCATGCTCTTCTTCGCCGAGCCGGGGCGGCCGTTTCCCACCGTGGAGCAATACGTTCAGCCGTGGATGCGCGTGGCGGACGACGCCACCCTGCGCAGCCTCACGCTCTAATTGGAGTCGAAGGGCCAGGAAGACAGTGACTCGCGCGCGGCCAGCCAGGGTGCTGGTCCCCACTGTGCCTGCCTAAAAGTCACTCGCTGCGTCATGAGTGCGTCAATGCGAGTGAGCGAGGCGCGCAGGGGCCAGGAGTCTGGCCTTCCATTTACAGGACGCGAGGGCAGTCGGCCGTGGAGATAGGGACAGAGTCGCGTATACCACGGCGGGCTCACGGCCCAGTAGGCGCCAGGGTGAGCTCCATTGCCGAGCGAACTCCGCGTGCGAGTGCGTCTGCCGGCCCCACTCCCCAATAGTGGAGGAACAGCATCCGTGGCTCTTCGCCCGTCATGTGGTTATGAATGGCAACGATGTCGATGTTCGCCGCCCGCAGGGCCTTGAGCACGGGCTGCAGCTCGCTCTCCAGTATGGCGAAGTCCCCGTCTACAACGGCCTGCTGCGGCGTACCAGCGAATGCCGCCCAGGTGTTGACGCCCATCGCCTTGCCCATTTCATGCCCATATATGCGCACGGTGCGCCCCACGGTGACCTTGTAGACGCCGTCCTTGGACGTGCCCTTCTGGCCTAGCAACGCGTCGAGCTTCGTGACATCCAGTTTCGAGCGGGCCGGGTCCACCGAGGCGCGAGGCACACGGCCCTTCCCTCCCGCCGTCTCACGCAGGCGGGTGAACACCTTGCCCACCGCGTCGGCGAGCCTGGCCGTCTCCCCCATGCCGCTGATGTGCATGAACATCACCTTCGGCTGTTCCCAGAAGAAGTGGTTGTGCAGGGCCGTGACCTCCAGCCCGTTCTGGAGCGCCACGTCCATCACCGGGTTCACCTGGTCCTCGAGCAGGACGATGTCGCCCATCACCATGGTGGCGTCCCCCACGCGCTTGAAGGCGGCCCAGGCGGTCAGGCCGAGGGGCGGGATGAGCTTCACGCCGGCCGCGCCCACCTTGAGGTCAGTACGGGGCAGATTCACCTTGAACACCCCCTCGTCGGCGCTCAGCTCGCCCTTGGCGCCGGTTCTCCGCTCGATATCCGCAGTGTCAATCCCCACGTCTTTGGGTTGGTCGCCCTTGCGCTGCTGGGCATGAGCCGCGCCGGTGAATAGCAGGGCCACGACGAGCGCCAGGCACTTCCAGCATTCGCTTCTCAGCATCATCACGAGTCCTCCAACTTCGGGCAGTGCTACCCAATCCCACATGTCAGCGAACGAGCCTCTTGGTGAAGACGGCGTACAGGTCGAGGCGCGTGCCAGTCTCTTCTTGTCGGCGCGGGGATTGAGAGTGATGCCAGCCAACAGGCGCTCGAAGCCGGCAGTCTTGATGCGACCAAACTTCGAGTCATTCAGGCCGAAGTACGTGCACATGCTCCCAATGCGACGAGCGCGCCATCGTCGAGGCCAAAGCGATGAAGGAGTACATCGAAAGTGCGCCGATACCCCCCGTGTCGTTGTTTGCAAATGATGCGCGAAACAGAACTGTTGGCCCCTGGATGCCCCACGCAAGGCATTAGGTCCGCGGCACAGCAACAGCACCATGGCCAACATCATGGGGACACTGAAGCTATCTGCCCCCTTGCGACGCGGGAGGGCAAGGCCACCGAGTTCATCGCCGTCGCCCCCCGCCTCCGACTGCGTCGGCATTCATGCGGCCAAGGTAGGGGCTGGCTTCGAGGCTCACGAGCCCCTCCGCCAGCGCGCGGCATCCGCCTGTGCCCATCCCAAATTCGGTCGCTGAGTCATGGGGCGCCACTGCCTCACTCGGCACCGCGTCATTGCGAGCGAGCAAGGCGCGTCCGCCGAGGTGACGACTTCCCTGACACAGGGGCTTCCCAGTTGGTCCGTGAAGGCGGCGCGTAGCCGACAAGGCGGACCGGCCGTTCGCGGAGCTTCTGGAGCTACGGCGCATCGTGCAGTGAGAGGCGCTTCGCATCAGTTGCCCGCCCATGAAGACCGCGGCCTACGCCGCCGCCGTCAGTCTGCTCGCCCCGTTCACCCTCGAGCGGCATGCCCCCGGACCGCATGACGTCGCCATCGGCATCCTCCACCGCTGCATCTGCAACTCGGACATCCTCGGGGTGCCTCCCGGAGAAACGCCGCGCGCATGCGAAATAGCTCGCGTTGAGAGTTCGTTGTGCTTGAGGGTGAGCAACCGGCCACGAGAGGGACGATCTGCTCGCCCCCTCACGCACGCGCAGTCACATGGAGCCGTCTTCCCCTCAGGGAGTTGAACACATGAGCCGCCTGGCATCCCCCTCCACTCAGCCATGTGCGACGACGTTCCGGGCTGGCGCACGCACATGGCGCATGCGGATTCTCTCGCTTGCGGTGATGGGGACCACCGCCTGCGCCGCGCCGTCCGCGCTCGCCGTGTCTCCGGCCGGGGTGCCCGCGTTCAGCGAAGACATGCTGTCGCCCGAGTTCTGGATTCGCCGCGCGCCGTCTCCCGACGAGGTGCTGCTCGATGCCGACCAGGTGGCGGCGAAGCGCATGCGCGCCTTCGGTCCGGATGGCGGCCTGGTCGACTTGAAGCGCATCCCAGCCACGCTGACGCGGGCGGAAGTCGCCAGCTGGGTCAAGGATGCGCAGCAGACGCCCATCCAGGCAGCCATCGACGAACAGGGCCGGCTGGTGACGGAGGCGATGCTCGAAGAGCTGCGCCAGAACACCGCGGCCGAGCACATCCCCGAAGCATCCACCGCGCGCTACGGCCTCAGCGTGCGGCGCACGCCCCTGCGGTCCCTCCCGTCCGAGCGGCGATTCTTCGCGGCGGAGAACCTGCGCGACTACGAGAGCCTTCAGGCCGGCATCCTGTTCCCGGGCGAGCCGGTCGTCATCGCGCACCACAGCGCGGACCAGCAATGGCTGTTCGTCCTGACGACCCAGGGGCCCGCATGGGTCCGGCGCGGAGATGTCGCGGAAGGCACGGCGGACACGGTGTTCTCCTACGTGGCGAAGGCGCCCGGGCGTGTCGTCACGGGCGACCAGGTGCGCACGGTCTTCACGCCGGAAGCACCCGGGGTGTCCGAGCTCGAGCTCGACATGGGGGTCGCGCTGCCGCGGGCCGACGTGGCGCCCGGCGAGCCCGTCAATGGCGCCAGCAGCTATGCGTCGTGGCCGGTGCTGCTGCCGGTGCGTGAGCAGGACGGCACGCTGGCCTTCCAGAGCGCGCTGCTGCGCCGTACCGCCGACACCGCGCCGGGCTATCTGCCGCTGACACGTGCCAACATCCTCCGCCAGGCGTTCAAGTTCCTCGGCGAGCGCTACGGCTGGGGGCACCAGTTCAATGCGCGCGACTGCAGCGGCCTGACCAGCGAGGTGTACCGCAGCCTGGGGCTGTTCCTGCCGCCCAACTCCGGGATGCAAGGGAAGAGCGCGGCGCTGAACCACCGCCTCTTCACGGCCCAGGACTCACACACCGAGCGGCTGCGCGCGCTGGCCCGGGCGCAGGTGGGCGACCTCATCGTCGTTCCCGGTCATGTGTTGATGCTCATTGGCCACGTGAATGGCGAGCCCTACGTCATCCAGGATGTGCCGTATGCCGTATTCAAGGATCCGGCCACGCAGCAGCTCCGGAAGACGAAGCTGAACCAGGTGTCGGTCACCCCGCTGCTGCCGCTGTACGCCGACGACACGACCCTATACGTGGACGCGATGACGAGCCTCGTGCACGTCACGCAGCCATAGACCCGACCGCCGAGCGCGTCGGGTCCCTCACCGCGGCCCGG
The DNA window shown above is from Myxococcus xanthus and carries:
- a CDS encoding DUF1259 domain-containing protein, yielding MCTYFGLNDSKFGRIKTAGFERLLAGITLNPRADKKRLARASTCTPSSPRGSFADMWDWVALPEVGGLVMMLRSECWKCLALVVALLFTGAAHAQQRKGDQPKDVGIDTADIERRTGAKGELSADEGVFKVNLPRTDLKVGAAGVKLIPPLGLTAWAAFKRVGDATMVMGDIVLLEDQVNPVMDVALQNGLEVTALHNHFFWEQPKVMFMHISGMGETARLADAVGKVFTRLRETAGGKGRVPRASVDPARSKLDVTKLDALLGQKGTSKDGVYKVTVGRTVRIYGHEMGKAMGVNTWAAFAGTPQQAVVDGDFAILESELQPVLKALRAANIDIVAIHNHMTGEEPRMLFLHYWGVGPADALARGVRSAMELTLAPTGP
- a CDS encoding SH3 domain-containing protein: MGTTACAAPSALAVSPAGVPAFSEDMLSPEFWIRRAPSPDEVLLDADQVAAKRMRAFGPDGGLVDLKRIPATLTRAEVASWVKDAQQTPIQAAIDEQGRLVTEAMLEELRQNTAAEHIPEASTARYGLSVRRTPLRSLPSERRFFAAENLRDYESLQAGILFPGEPVVIAHHSADQQWLFVLTTQGPAWVRRGDVAEGTADTVFSYVAKAPGRVVTGDQVRTVFTPEAPGVSELELDMGVALPRADVAPGEPVNGASSYASWPVLLPVREQDGTLAFQSALLRRTADTAPGYLPLTRANILRQAFKFLGERYGWGHQFNARDCSGLTSEVYRSLGLFLPPNSGMQGKSAALNHRLFTAQDSHTERLRALARAQVGDLIVVPGHVLMLIGHVNGEPYVIQDVPYAVFKDPATQQLRKTKLNQVSVTPLLPLYADDTTLYVDAMTSLVHVTQP